The following are encoded together in the Cerasicoccus sp. TK19100 genome:
- a CDS encoding circularly permuted type 2 ATP-grasp protein: MLQRVDQANHFREYDPSERDEAFGADGVSDQYKAIVEALNNCSAHELKSRQQRLDRAAAELGIQFALPGERIRDGIDWKLDLFPRVISPEDWDLISRGVIQRAEAFNAYISDIYHEQKILSERVIPFELPLRDPAFHRSFSGIESHDNRYCLTGAFDLVRMPDGEWQVLENQLATPIGVSYILQNRRLLAQAFPELFATMNVAPVASFSTYLAEALRAQTDVSNPNIVLLTRGETSQTLFEEGFLARHMGISVVRPADLLVRDSYVYLKTIRGLERIDVIYRRIESATVDPVATPSSGAFEGVPGLVNVLRKGNVSIVNALGAGVADNRAILRYSDRIIGYYSGRRAILPTAPTYHLSDHDQRSFVAENMDSMLLKPVQDHASLRKRLGWKGQLDTPADIARLAKHHPEYCIAQPIISPSQLPRFSGGEFSPHTVFMRAFFILGDEPVVLPGGLTRQTSRHHRSGRLSINAEGMKDTWAPAEAVIDRDAPTTPTITGERISIGSRTAESLYWAGRYLSRAENTARQFNTLENLRWDQLGLMDQQAYWPLLQAVAAATGQQKYAKRKRPPRDTLKFSTQLVLDPNESASVSACVLSAQFNLGAVRGAISPECWQTLRELVIYLNNQSRARISRSQLREVSDRVVSEAARFQGLAERTMLHDDAWQFYRIGGFLERALGVLYLLEVALPRAAELYRIDDEESTDLTALLRLNASLDAYRREYRSRAYLDRVARLLLLSPNNPSSVNFCLRNVRYALGTLSISGERDVGEGVVANFDALIDYLEALPITQMFPSPVPGLDAGGTEEAEEHPRVHPEYIKKQLTALTKEVEQIHENLEDVFFSHQFVYARSPTLFES, encoded by the coding sequence ATGCTCCAACGCGTCGATCAGGCCAATCACTTTCGCGAATACGACCCGTCCGAACGGGACGAAGCCTTTGGCGCGGACGGAGTTAGCGACCAATACAAGGCCATCGTTGAAGCCCTCAACAACTGCAGCGCCCATGAGCTGAAGTCCCGCCAGCAGCGCCTCGACCGCGCCGCCGCCGAGCTGGGCATCCAATTCGCGCTGCCCGGCGAGCGCATCCGCGATGGTATCGATTGGAAGCTCGATCTTTTTCCGCGCGTCATCTCCCCTGAGGATTGGGATTTGATCTCCCGCGGCGTCATCCAGCGCGCCGAGGCCTTCAACGCCTACATCAGCGACATTTACCACGAGCAGAAAATCCTGAGTGAGCGCGTCATCCCGTTCGAGCTCCCCCTGCGTGATCCAGCCTTTCATCGCTCGTTTTCCGGAATCGAATCCCACGACAACCGCTACTGCCTCACGGGGGCCTTCGATCTCGTGCGCATGCCCGATGGCGAGTGGCAGGTGCTGGAAAACCAACTCGCGACCCCGATTGGCGTCTCCTACATTTTGCAGAACCGCCGCCTGCTGGCACAGGCGTTTCCCGAACTGTTCGCCACGATGAACGTTGCTCCGGTGGCCTCCTTTTCCACCTATCTAGCTGAGGCCCTCCGCGCGCAGACCGACGTTTCCAACCCCAACATCGTGCTGCTGACCCGCGGCGAAACCAGCCAAACGCTGTTCGAGGAAGGCTTCCTGGCCCGGCACATGGGCATCTCCGTCGTTCGCCCGGCCGACTTGCTCGTCCGCGACAGTTATGTTTACCTGAAAACCATACGTGGCCTGGAGCGCATCGACGTCATTTACCGCCGCATCGAGAGCGCCACCGTCGACCCCGTCGCGACGCCCTCCAGCGGTGCCTTCGAAGGTGTGCCGGGCTTGGTCAATGTCCTGCGCAAGGGTAACGTGTCCATTGTCAATGCGCTCGGTGCCGGCGTCGCGGACAACCGCGCAATCCTACGCTACAGTGACCGCATTATCGGCTACTACAGTGGCCGTCGCGCCATCCTGCCCACCGCGCCAACCTACCACCTGAGCGACCACGACCAACGTTCATTCGTGGCCGAGAACATGGACTCCATGCTTCTTAAGCCGGTGCAGGACCATGCCTCACTGCGTAAACGCCTTGGCTGGAAGGGCCAGCTCGACACCCCGGCGGACATTGCCCGCCTGGCCAAGCACCATCCAGAGTATTGCATCGCCCAGCCAATCATTTCGCCATCGCAGCTGCCCCGATTCAGCGGGGGTGAATTCAGCCCGCACACGGTATTCATGCGCGCGTTTTTCATCCTGGGCGACGAACCCGTCGTGCTGCCCGGCGGCCTGACCCGGCAGACTTCGCGGCACCACCGCTCGGGCCGGTTATCAATCAACGCCGAGGGCATGAAGGACACTTGGGCACCCGCCGAGGCCGTGATCGACCGCGATGCGCCGACCACGCCCACCATCACCGGCGAACGCATTTCCATCGGCAGCCGCACGGCGGAGTCCCTCTACTGGGCGGGGCGCTACCTGAGCCGCGCCGAAAACACCGCCCGCCAATTTAATACCTTGGAAAACCTGCGTTGGGACCAGTTGGGGCTCATGGACCAGCAGGCCTACTGGCCGCTGCTGCAAGCGGTCGCCGCCGCCACCGGTCAGCAGAAATACGCCAAACGCAAACGCCCGCCGCGCGACACCTTAAAATTCTCCACGCAGCTCGTGCTCGACCCGAACGAAAGCGCATCAGTCAGCGCATGCGTGCTCTCGGCCCAGTTCAACCTCGGGGCAGTCCGCGGTGCGATCAGCCCGGAGTGCTGGCAGACACTGCGCGAGCTGGTCATCTATTTAAACAATCAATCACGCGCCCGTATTTCGCGTTCGCAACTGCGCGAAGTCAGCGACCGCGTCGTCAGCGAGGCCGCCCGTTTCCAGGGCCTGGCCGAACGCACGATGCTCCACGACGACGCCTGGCAATTTTACCGCATTGGCGGCTTCCTGGAGCGCGCACTGGGTGTGCTGTATTTGCTGGAAGTCGCCCTGCCCCGCGCCGCCGAGCTCTACCGCATCGATGATGAGGAAAGCACCGACCTAACCGCCCTGCTGCGCCTGAACGCCTCCCTTGATGCTTATCGCCGCGAATATCGTTCGCGTGCATACTTGGACCGTGTGGCGCGACTGCTGTTACTCAGCCCGAACAACCCGAGCTCGGTCAACTTCTGCCTGCGCAATGTCCGTTATGCACTCGGCACGCTCAGCATTTCGGGTGAGCGCGATGTCGGCGAAGGCGTTGTCGCCAATTTCGATGCGCTTATCGACTATCTGGAAGCGCTCCCGATCACGCAGATGTTCCCCTCCCCCGTTCCCGGCCTCGACGCTGGTGGCACGGAAGAAGCTGAAGAGCACCCACGCGTTCATCCGGAATATATTAAGAAACAACTCACCGCGCTAACCAAGGAAGTCGAGCAGATCCACGAGAACCTCGAAGACGTCTTTTTCAGCCACCAATTCGTCTACGCCCGCTCGCCCACTTTATTTGAATCGTAG
- a CDS encoding transglutaminase family protein — translation MRISIDHRTSYQYSKPVSFSEHHLFLRPRDSHKIRVESFDLTTSIESKQRWVRDCNNNIVLVANFGLQETPQIDFHCRMLIDVEQDNPFDFILEPYATTYPFRYLPHEAHALSPYLDPAIIPHSHKVLDWLYLAIPDVNHHHDIVQFLSGINQAIHRDIAYSRRDEEGVQSPNETLELRLGSCRDMAVLFIAACRHLGLASRFVSGYLFDPPANTANGEEHLFNRAVGSMHAWAEVFLPGAGWKGFDPTNGILTNEYFIPSAVAHEPKCVNPIQGKFFVKGGEPVTSQMAIALSLEEV, via the coding sequence GTGAGAATTTCCATCGATCATCGAACCAGTTACCAATACTCGAAGCCTGTCAGCTTCAGCGAGCACCACCTGTTTCTTCGCCCCCGCGACAGCCATAAAATCCGCGTCGAATCCTTTGATTTGACGACGTCAATTGAGTCGAAACAACGCTGGGTGCGTGACTGCAATAACAACATCGTCCTCGTCGCAAACTTTGGCTTACAGGAGACGCCACAGATCGATTTCCACTGCAGAATGCTGATCGATGTCGAACAGGATAACCCGTTCGACTTCATTCTTGAGCCCTATGCAACGACCTATCCGTTTCGTTACCTTCCGCACGAGGCGCACGCGCTGTCGCCTTACCTCGACCCGGCGATCATCCCGCACAGCCACAAGGTGCTAGACTGGCTTTACCTGGCGATTCCCGACGTAAACCACCACCACGACATCGTGCAATTTCTCTCCGGGATCAACCAAGCCATTCACCGCGATATCGCCTACTCGCGCCGTGACGAAGAAGGCGTGCAATCCCCCAACGAAACCCTGGAGCTACGCCTCGGCTCTTGCCGCGATATGGCCGTGCTCTTCATCGCCGCCTGCCGCCACCTTGGCTTGGCCTCGCGCTTCGTGAGCGGCTACCTTTTCGACCCGCCGGCCAACACCGCCAACGGCGAGGAACACCTTTTTAATCGCGCCGTTGGCTCAATGCACGCCTGGGCGGAAGTCTTCCTGCCCGGTGCCGGCTGGAAAGGCTTCGATCCAACCAACGGCATTTTGACCAACGAATATTTCATCCCTTCCGCCGTCGCCCACGAGCCCAAGTGCGTAAACCCGATTCAGGGAAAATTCTTCGTCAAAGGCGGCGAGCCCGTCACTTCGCAAATGGCAATCGCACTGAGTCTGGAAGAGGTGTGA
- a CDS encoding transglutaminase family protein — MHFKVSHTTTYRYAAPASESFAELRVWPRDSEAQKIISRELVIEPEVRADHYLDYFGNHVEFFSIPFRHSEVSVKSVAEVETFPCQPRPAVLETPIGEARQIYNSTLFRLFEYLQPSELVPLAPARKKLRKVFFRDSMEIGKALLDLNTWIFKTFEYKPGATDISTPLEDVIKNRKGVCQDFAHLMLSILRSHGLPARYVSGYIEAYDPEKTDPKLIGAAASHAWIEVFLPGGFWWGLDPTNNQAAGERHVKVAVGRDYNDVAPMRGTYKGALDQQLQVMVSLTRTAQVEA; from the coding sequence ATGCACTTCAAAGTCAGTCACACCACCACGTATCGCTATGCGGCACCAGCCTCGGAGTCGTTTGCGGAGCTGCGGGTGTGGCCGCGCGACAGCGAGGCGCAGAAGATCATCAGCCGCGAGCTCGTTATCGAACCGGAAGTGCGCGCCGATCATTACCTCGATTATTTTGGCAATCATGTGGAGTTCTTTTCGATTCCGTTTCGCCATAGCGAGGTCAGCGTAAAGTCGGTTGCCGAGGTGGAAACATTTCCCTGCCAGCCACGACCCGCCGTGCTGGAAACACCCATTGGCGAGGCACGGCAAATCTACAACAGCACGCTGTTCCGCCTCTTCGAATACCTTCAGCCTTCCGAACTCGTACCACTGGCTCCGGCCCGCAAAAAACTACGCAAAGTCTTCTTCCGCGATTCAATGGAAATCGGCAAGGCGCTACTCGACCTCAACACCTGGATCTTCAAAACCTTTGAATACAAACCCGGCGCGACGGACATTTCCACGCCGCTGGAAGATGTCATTAAAAACCGCAAAGGCGTCTGCCAGGACTTCGCGCACTTGATGCTCTCCATCCTGCGCAGCCACGGTTTGCCAGCGCGCTACGTGAGCGGCTACATCGAGGCCTACGATCCGGAAAAGACCGACCCAAAGCTGATCGGCGCCGCCGCCAGCCACGCCTGGATCGAAGTATTTTTGCCCGGCGGTTTCTGGTGGGGCCTCGATCCCACGAACAACCAAGCCGCTGGCGAACGGCACGTAAAAGTCGCCGTCGGCCGCGACTACAACGATGTCGCCCCTATGCGTGGCACTTATAAAGGAGCACTCGACCAGCAGTTGCAGGTCATGGTATCCTTAACTCGAACCGCCCAAGTCGAAGCGTGA